The following coding sequences are from one Rutidosis leptorrhynchoides isolate AG116_Rl617_1_P2 chromosome 11, CSIRO_AGI_Rlap_v1, whole genome shotgun sequence window:
- the LOC139875338 gene encoding umecyanin-like: protein MSSFNPNMVMFIAMLVIMTLYSSEAVQYKVGDDKKWNLQSNPDFYVKWASNKTFRVGDTLYFEFVNGSHDLAFVTAGEYDRCEINDPSSVEVISPIIVYLNEPKYYYFICTLEDHCKRNLKLAVLVQDDGISN, encoded by the coding sequence ATGTCATCATTCAACCCTAATATGGTTATGTTTATAGCCATGCTTGTAATCATGACATTATACAGTTCAGAAGCCGTTCAATATAAAGTTGGCGACGACAAAAAATGGAATCTACAAAGCAACCCCGATTTCTATGTTAAGTGGGCTTCTAATAAGACCTTTAGGGTTGGCGACACACTGTATTTTGAATTTGTTAACGGATCTCATGATCTCGCATTTGTGACTGCTGGAGAGTATGATAGATGTGAAATCAATGACCCTAGCTCTGTTGAAGTGATTAGCCCAATAATCGTGTACTTGAATGAACCtaaatattattactttatttGCACGTTAGAGGATCATTGCAAGCGTAATCTAAAATTAGCAGTTTTGGTGCAAGATGACGGTATCTCTAATTGA